Proteins from a genomic interval of Phycisphaerae bacterium:
- a CDS encoding hydroxyacid dehydrogenase: MKILVADKFELSGIEQLKMLGYEVVYRPGTTGPALATALCQEGFEALVVRSTKVPRETIEASQGLKLIVRAGAGTDTIDVGSATKRGIRVCNCPGMNSTAVAELTIGMMIALDRRIVDETDDLRHRVWNKKEYSKARGLKGRTLGILGLGRIGYEVAKRAKAFDMRVLYADVIARPEAEDELGVFRVSMNELFAESDFLTLHVPGGEETTHVVNEETLARMKPSAFIINCSRGGVVDEQALGVAINEGRIAGAALDVYEIEPSADDREFKDPILDVRRVYGTHHIGASTEQAQTAVAEETVRIVKGFVERGEFLNCMNEPTGEMVDAA; the protein is encoded by the coding sequence ATGAAGATTCTCGTAGCGGACAAGTTTGAACTTAGCGGAATCGAACAACTCAAGATGCTTGGTTACGAGGTCGTCTATCGTCCTGGCACGACCGGCCCGGCTTTGGCCACGGCGCTTTGCCAGGAGGGCTTCGAGGCGTTGGTGGTGCGATCTACGAAAGTGCCGCGCGAAACGATCGAGGCCTCGCAGGGTTTGAAGCTGATCGTTCGCGCCGGGGCGGGGACGGACACGATCGACGTGGGCAGCGCGACGAAGCGGGGGATACGCGTGTGCAACTGTCCGGGGATGAACTCGACCGCCGTGGCGGAACTCACGATCGGGATGATGATCGCGCTGGACCGTCGGATCGTGGATGAAACGGATGATCTGCGCCATCGCGTGTGGAATAAGAAAGAATACAGCAAGGCCCGGGGCCTCAAGGGACGGACGCTGGGAATCCTGGGACTGGGGCGAATCGGTTATGAAGTGGCAAAGCGGGCGAAGGCGTTCGACATGCGCGTCCTGTATGCGGACGTGATTGCGCGACCAGAGGCCGAGGACGAGCTGGGCGTTTTTCGCGTCAGCATGAACGAGCTGTTTGCCGAGTCTGATTTCCTCACGCTGCATGTGCCGGGGGGCGAGGAGACGACGCATGTCGTCAACGAAGAGACGTTGGCGCGGATGAAGCCGTCGGCGTTCATCATCAATTGCAGCCGGGGTGGCGTGGTGGATGAGCAGGCCCTCGGCGTGGCGATCAACGAAGGGCGGATCGCCGGGGCGGCGCTGGATGTGTACGAGATTGAACCATCGGCGGATGACCGGGAATTCAAGGACCCGATTCTGGATGTCCGCCGCGTGTACGGCACGCACCACATCGGGGCGTCGACGGAGCAGGCCCAGACTGCCGTGGCCGAAGAGACCGTGCGGATCGTGAAAGGCTTTGTGGAGCGGGGCGAGTTTCTCAACTGCATGAACGAACCGACGGGCGAGATGGTGGACGCGGCCTAA
- a CDS encoding tetratricopeptide repeat protein, with the protein MSLRVHPGPARTGVMLLNLFALTATAPGQTTAPSTTPSSQPTSRPTRKYLTMSHDAMLREAAVRPLIKVEYRTALGKPLTDAEQGDVKKADDLMAAAAASRRNADFRAAAVAAREAMDLYQRIFGAANFLTTTALVETTAMEQFASLSPAERQDLAEADRSQDAADAATKSGDYFAARAAARKSLEIRERILGKSHAFVADALRLLGNSQIELLSLEEAQQSLIRAFEIIEATCGKNHPKTALILDRVGWLRIYQGKHEPAANQLRRAAWILRMTLGESADTAESLDNLGTALAYLGEFDEALSVKLRSLVIREALLGPEAKDTGISLSNLAWLYARIGKPDEVIPLRKRALAIFHKALGLDHHDSIVELGNLAQAYFAAQRYSEAAELYEQQIARDDRRTGPMEPGAVNRLMMLGSVYLAAGRHADGERTLKRALEKGIALYESGERSAAITELLRVAVAYEYHRRLEDSLLIREQIRKWDEAQLALATADTILRNSQLANLLVDLGCAREAREITAKAVGEAKLLFGEGEPETIGPMIALAVSQENLGDLDEAAKTCDQVLRIIESRMNRDSPTAVYPNYLLGRIRLRQGNRDLAKFALEEARENFERTPRKDPLIEIDILCELAACNLGLGDKDQALSLFRKAIQLAREMAKDGKPHRLAGLATALHQLLDHAADAGIDAKERGDMTAELRGVLEKLRAAKALNAEEKKWLQDLPS; encoded by the coding sequence ATGTCGCTCCGAGTACACCCCGGCCCTGCCCGAACGGGGGTCATGCTGCTCAACTTGTTTGCGCTGACCGCTACGGCCCCGGGGCAGACGACCGCGCCTTCCACCACCCCTTCTTCTCAGCCTACCAGTCGGCCCACCCGCAAATACCTGACGATGAGCCACGATGCCATGCTCCGGGAAGCCGCCGTTCGGCCGCTGATCAAAGTGGAATACAGGACCGCACTCGGAAAGCCCCTCACCGATGCCGAACAAGGCGACGTGAAGAAGGCCGACGACCTGATGGCCGCTGCGGCGGCCTCCCGGCGCAACGCGGATTTCCGGGCCGCCGCTGTCGCCGCCCGCGAAGCGATGGATCTGTACCAGAGAATCTTTGGAGCGGCCAATTTTCTTACAACGACCGCCCTTGTCGAAACCACTGCGATGGAGCAATTCGCCAGCCTCTCTCCCGCCGAACGGCAGGACCTTGCCGAGGCGGACCGCTCGCAGGACGCCGCCGACGCCGCGACCAAAAGCGGCGACTATTTCGCCGCGCGGGCCGCGGCTCGAAAGTCGTTGGAGATCCGCGAACGAATCCTCGGCAAATCCCATGCCTTTGTAGCCGATGCACTCCGGCTTCTGGGCAATTCGCAGATCGAGCTCTTGTCGCTTGAGGAGGCCCAGCAATCCCTTATCCGCGCGTTCGAGATCATCGAAGCGACGTGCGGTAAGAATCACCCAAAGACGGCGCTGATCCTCGATCGCGTCGGGTGGCTACGGATCTATCAGGGAAAACACGAGCCGGCCGCAAATCAACTTCGCCGCGCGGCATGGATCCTGAGAATGACGCTGGGCGAATCCGCCGATACCGCCGAATCTCTCGACAATCTTGGCACCGCCCTGGCCTATCTCGGTGAATTCGATGAGGCCTTGAGCGTCAAGCTTCGATCTCTCGTCATCCGCGAGGCCTTGTTGGGACCGGAGGCCAAAGACACGGGCATTTCGCTCTCCAATCTCGCCTGGCTGTATGCCCGCATCGGAAAGCCCGATGAGGTCATTCCCCTTCGCAAACGCGCGCTGGCCATCTTTCACAAAGCCCTGGGATTGGATCATCACGACTCCATCGTCGAATTGGGCAATCTCGCCCAGGCCTACTTCGCCGCCCAGCGCTATAGCGAAGCCGCGGAACTCTACGAACAACAGATCGCCCGTGACGATCGCAGGACCGGACCGATGGAGCCCGGCGCCGTGAATCGCCTCATGATGCTCGGCTCCGTCTACCTCGCCGCCGGACGACACGCCGACGGCGAGCGGACCCTGAAGCGCGCGCTCGAAAAAGGAATCGCCCTTTACGAAAGCGGCGAGCGTTCGGCCGCGATCACCGAGCTGCTCCGCGTGGCCGTGGCCTACGAGTACCATCGCCGGCTCGAAGATTCGCTGTTGATTCGTGAACAGATTCGCAAATGGGACGAGGCTCAACTCGCCCTCGCGACCGCCGATACCATCCTGCGAAATTCCCAGCTCGCGAACCTCCTGGTCGACCTTGGATGCGCCCGGGAAGCCAGGGAAATCACTGCCAAAGCCGTGGGAGAAGCCAAGCTCCTCTTCGGCGAAGGCGAACCCGAGACCATCGGCCCGATGATTGCGTTGGCCGTGTCGCAGGAAAATCTTGGAGATCTCGACGAGGCGGCCAAGACCTGCGATCAGGTCCTGCGCATCATCGAATCCAGGATGAACCGGGATTCGCCCACCGCCGTTTACCCCAATTACCTGTTAGGTCGAATTCGTCTGCGCCAGGGGAACCGCGACCTCGCCAAGTTTGCCCTGGAGGAAGCCCGCGAAAATTTCGAGCGAACGCCCCGGAAAGACCCCCTCATCGAGATCGACATTCTTTGCGAACTGGCCGCCTGCAACCTCGGGCTGGGAGACAAGGACCAGGCCCTTTCGTTATTCCGCAAAGCCATCCAATTGGCGCGAGAAATGGCCAAGGACGGCAAACCCCACCGCCTTGCCGGCCTGGCCACCGCTCTCCATCAACTCCTCGACCACGCCGCCGACGCCGGCATCGACGCGAAGGAGCGAGGCGACATGACCGCCGAACTTCGCGGCGTCCTTGAAAAGCTCCGCGCCGCCAAGGCCCTCAACGCCGAAGAAAAAAAATGGCTGCAGGACCTACCCTCCTAA
- a CDS encoding tetratricopeptide repeat protein → MANRDLASDEPKMWSSRHVIGAAALVVVALLVAYAPAIRGGFIWDDDAHVTKPELRSTAGLYRIWFEIGATQQYYPLLHTAFWIQHKLWGDWPVGYHLVNLTWHAIAAMLVLVIVRRLLRGKRVAGADSGAVLTAAVFALHPVQVESVAWITEQKNTLSAVFYLAAMLSYLRFDETRQRSLYGLATGMFVLGLLTKTVTATLPAAMLVILWWQRGRLSWKRDVGLLLPWFVLGAFGGLMTAWVERDLIGAKGAAFELSFVERFLLAGRVVWFYLYKLFWPGELIFIYPRWSVDAGAVWQWLYPMGLLSVFVGMVFYARRNRAPLAALLFFVGSLFPVLGFFNVYPFIFSFVADHFQYLPSLGVIALVCGGAALSVAKLSSPAARVLGLAILPVVLGVLTHRQCRMYADVQSLYEATIRKNPGCWMAYNNLGTVLDDRGRLHEAIEHYRRALQLRPDYADAHNNLGAALETLGRHGEAAVAHQEALRLRPRFPEARFNLGVAYTGLGDSARAIEQYRLAIQLRPNYPEAHNQLGMTLNATGRHDEAIAAYESALQLRPQYTEAYGNLVAALIDAKLVLDAIDRARDAVRRFPANAPLRVNLGIALTMAGRPRMALSEFEEAARLRPDLFEAQANLAASYESAGRLGEALAAGERALAIAQSTGDEVRGAQIQAWLAACRARAGGSPPRLPSP, encoded by the coding sequence ATGGCGAATCGAGATTTGGCGAGCGACGAGCCCAAAATGTGGTCTTCGCGCCATGTAATTGGCGCCGCGGCGCTGGTCGTTGTGGCGCTGTTGGTGGCGTATGCGCCAGCGATTCGCGGGGGTTTCATTTGGGATGACGACGCGCACGTGACCAAGCCGGAATTGCGTTCGACGGCAGGGTTATATCGCATCTGGTTCGAGATAGGGGCGACCCAGCAATACTACCCGCTGTTGCACACCGCGTTTTGGATACAACACAAGCTTTGGGGCGATTGGCCAGTGGGGTATCACCTGGTGAATCTCACGTGGCACGCGATCGCGGCGATGCTGGTGCTGGTGATCGTGCGCCGGCTGCTTCGTGGGAAACGTGTTGCAGGGGCGGACTCGGGGGCGGTTCTCACGGCAGCGGTTTTCGCGTTGCACCCGGTCCAGGTGGAATCGGTGGCGTGGATCACGGAGCAGAAGAATACGCTATCGGCGGTGTTTTATCTGGCGGCGATGCTGTCGTATCTGCGATTCGACGAGACGCGGCAGCGCAGCCTGTATGGATTGGCGACCGGGATGTTCGTGCTGGGACTCCTGACCAAGACGGTGACGGCGACGCTTCCGGCAGCGATGTTAGTGATCCTGTGGTGGCAGCGCGGGCGGCTGTCGTGGAAGCGGGACGTGGGACTCCTGCTGCCGTGGTTTGTACTGGGGGCGTTCGGGGGGTTGATGACCGCGTGGGTGGAACGCGATCTGATCGGGGCGAAGGGCGCGGCGTTCGAGCTATCGTTCGTGGAGCGTTTTCTCCTGGCGGGCCGGGTGGTGTGGTTCTATTTGTACAAACTGTTCTGGCCGGGAGAGTTGATCTTTATCTACCCGCGGTGGAGCGTGGATGCCGGCGCCGTGTGGCAATGGTTGTATCCGATGGGGCTGCTGTCCGTCTTCGTCGGGATGGTCTTTTATGCCCGTCGAAATCGGGCTCCCTTGGCGGCACTACTGTTCTTTGTCGGATCGCTGTTTCCCGTGCTAGGATTCTTCAACGTCTATCCATTTATTTTTTCGTTCGTCGCCGACCATTTTCAGTATCTGCCGAGTCTCGGCGTGATCGCACTTGTCTGCGGCGGGGCGGCGCTGAGTGTGGCAAAGCTCTCATCGCCGGCGGCGAGAGTGTTGGGGCTGGCGATTTTGCCAGTCGTTCTGGGCGTGCTCACGCATCGGCAGTGCCGGATGTATGCGGATGTACAATCGCTTTATGAAGCGACGATCCGGAAGAACCCCGGCTGCTGGATGGCCTACAACAACCTGGGCACCGTCCTTGACGATCGCGGCCGTCTTCATGAAGCGATCGAACACTATCGCCGAGCGCTGCAACTTCGACCTGATTACGCCGACGCGCACAACAATCTTGGGGCGGCGCTGGAAACGCTGGGCCGGCATGGGGAAGCCGCCGTCGCGCATCAGGAGGCGCTGCGATTGCGCCCCCGCTTTCCCGAGGCGCGTTTCAACCTGGGGGTCGCGTACACCGGACTGGGCGATTCGGCGAGGGCCATCGAACAGTATCGACTGGCGATTCAACTTCGTCCGAATTACCCGGAGGCGCACAACCAACTGGGCATGACCCTTAACGCCACGGGCCGGCACGATGAGGCCATCGCCGCTTACGAATCGGCGTTGCAACTGCGCCCACAATACACCGAGGCCTACGGAAACCTCGTCGCCGCCCTGATCGACGCAAAGCTCGTGCTGGACGCCATCGATCGCGCTCGCGACGCCGTGCGGCGTTTTCCGGCGAATGCGCCACTTCGGGTCAATCTGGGAATCGCCCTGACGATGGCGGGTCGGCCGCGGATGGCGTTGTCGGAATTCGAGGAGGCGGCGCGGCTGCGCCCCGACCTCTTCGAGGCGCAGGCCAACCTGGCCGCCAGCTATGAATCGGCGGGGCGTCTTGGCGAGGCCCTGGCCGCCGGCGAGCGGGCCCTGGCGATCGCACAATCCACGGGAGATGAGGTTCGCGGCGCACAGATTCAGGCCTGGTTGGCGGCGTGTCGGGCGCGCGCCGGCGGTTCTCCTCCCCGGTTGCCATCGCCATGA
- a CDS encoding PEP-CTERM sorting domain-containing protein: protein MIRKSIIVVAVAALFCIASSARATLLAEWTFETSIPTTAGPHAAEGGLNAGGGSPASGLHASGATAYSNPVGNATVESFSSTNWAVGDYWQFCTATNTGLGYEDIIFSWDQVSSNTGPRDFELQYNVNGGGYTTFGSTYVVLANAAPNNWASGGPYVAATHYSVDLSSVAALNNAASICIRLVNNSTVSANGSTVAGTGTDRVDTVQVNATEVPEPTTLALLGLGALGMIRRRR, encoded by the coding sequence ATGATTCGCAAGAGTATTATTGTTGTCGCCGTCGCAGCCTTGTTTTGCATCGCGTCGTCCGCACGTGCGACCCTGCTCGCTGAGTGGACGTTTGAAACCAGCATCCCCACGACGGCCGGCCCCCACGCCGCTGAAGGCGGGTTAAATGCGGGCGGTGGTTCGCCGGCAAGCGGCTTGCACGCGTCGGGAGCAACGGCGTACAGCAATCCGGTCGGCAATGCCACAGTCGAGTCATTCAGCTCAACAAACTGGGCGGTGGGCGACTATTGGCAGTTCTGCACCGCCACGAACACGGGGCTGGGCTATGAAGACATCATTTTTTCCTGGGACCAGGTCAGCAGCAACACGGGTCCCAGAGATTTTGAATTGCAATACAACGTCAATGGCGGAGGTTATACCACATTCGGCAGCACGTACGTCGTGCTTGCGAATGCGGCTCCGAATAACTGGGCCAGCGGCGGCCCCTACGTTGCAGCCACCCACTACTCGGTCGACTTGAGCAGTGTAGCAGCGCTGAACAACGCGGCGTCAATCTGCATCCGGCTCGTGAATAACTCAACCGTCAGCGCCAATGGCAGCACGGTCGCTGGCACCGGCACCGATCGCGTGGACACCGTCCAGGTTAACGCGACCGAGGTTCCCGAGCCTACCACGCTCGCCCTTTTGGGTTTGGGCGCCTTGGGCATGATTCGCCGCCGACGCTAA
- a CDS encoding tetratricopeptide repeat protein, with amino-acid sequence MKSSRLHLTPGSPSRAIGSWPRQWFAGAAGLIVAATVVAYLPAMRGGFLWDDDAHVTKPELRSAQGLYRIWFEVGATQQYYPLLHTAFWIQHKLWGDRPMGYHLVNLAWHAVASILVLVIVRRLLWAQGVGWADPGAVLTAAVFALHPVHVESVAWITEQKNTLSAVFYLSAMLAYLRFDETRLRSLYVLATALFLLGLLTKTVTATLPAALLVILWWKRGRLSWKREVAPLLPWLLLGGVSGLFTAWVEHDLIGAKGAAFEFAAVERLLLAGRVVSFYLYKLCWPAELIFIYPRWNVDPAAWRQWLFPLGLIAVLGVLLFYARRNRAPLAATLLFVGSLFPVLGFFNVFPFLYSFVADHFQYLPSLSVIALICGSIVAALWRIRSPAVRALPMLALPVVLGILTFRQCRMYADVQTLYETTIRKNPACWMAYNNLGILFKDRGQYAEAIGHYRRTLELRPQYSQAHNNLGVALTATGRYDEAIAAFAEALRLRPANPEALGNLAAALTKAGRFQEAISRLQEALRLDPDDAGLHSNLGVTLQAAGRPGEAAAEFRRALELAPDLPGIRAQLELGLAAMQPPESAIRTIEQLVRADPNNAQAHFSLAVALAQTGRLPDAIEHYQAVVRMNPDHIEAHNNLAALLARTGRLQEAIPHFEQAVRLKPDHVEMHMNLAVAYSSAGRYPDALATAQRARELAHHSGQMDLVQRIDTWIESCRARAGTDARTRPPI; translated from the coding sequence ATGAAGTCGTCGCGCCTGCACCTTACACCTGGTTCGCCCAGCAGGGCGATCGGATCGTGGCCACGGCAGTGGTTCGCGGGGGCCGCCGGGCTGATCGTGGCGGCAACCGTCGTGGCCTATCTGCCGGCGATGCGCGGGGGATTCTTGTGGGACGACGATGCGCATGTGACCAAGCCGGAGCTGCGCTCGGCGCAAGGGTTGTATCGGATCTGGTTCGAGGTGGGAGCGACGCAGCAATATTACCCGCTGCTGCACACCGCGTTTTGGATACAGCACAAACTGTGGGGCGACCGTCCGATGGGGTACCACCTCGTCAATCTCGCGTGGCACGCGGTGGCGTCGATACTGGTGCTCGTGATCGTGCGGCGATTGCTGTGGGCCCAAGGCGTTGGGTGGGCCGATCCGGGCGCAGTATTGACGGCGGCGGTGTTCGCGCTGCATCCGGTGCATGTGGAGTCAGTGGCGTGGATCACGGAACAGAAGAACACGCTGTCGGCCGTTTTTTACCTGTCGGCGATGCTGGCGTATCTGCGGTTCGATGAGACGCGGCTGCGTAGTTTGTACGTGCTGGCCACGGCGCTGTTTTTGCTGGGCCTGCTCACCAAGACGGTAACGGCGACGTTGCCGGCGGCGCTGCTGGTGATCCTCTGGTGGAAGCGGGGCCGGTTATCGTGGAAGCGGGAGGTGGCGCCATTGTTGCCGTGGCTTCTGCTGGGCGGCGTCAGCGGGCTGTTCACGGCGTGGGTGGAACATGATCTGATCGGAGCCAAGGGGGCGGCGTTCGAATTTGCGGCGGTGGAGCGGCTTCTGCTGGCGGGCCGGGTGGTGTCGTTCTATCTGTACAAGTTGTGCTGGCCGGCGGAATTGATCTTTATTTATCCGCGCTGGAATGTCGACCCCGCGGCGTGGCGGCAGTGGTTGTTCCCGCTGGGGCTGATCGCCGTCCTCGGCGTACTGCTGTTTTACGCGCGGCGCAATCGGGCACCTCTGGCGGCGACGCTCCTTTTTGTCGGATCGTTATTCCCTGTGCTGGGCTTCTTCAATGTCTTTCCGTTTCTCTATTCCTTCGTCGCTGATCACTTTCAATACCTTCCCAGCCTGAGCGTCATCGCCCTGATCTGCGGAAGCATCGTCGCCGCGCTGTGGCGGATACGAAGTCCGGCCGTTCGCGCCCTCCCGATGTTGGCTTTGCCGGTGGTCCTGGGGATTCTCACCTTTCGACAATGCCGGATGTACGCCGATGTCCAGACTCTCTATGAAACGACGATTCGGAAGAACCCCGCCTGCTGGATGGCCTACAACAACCTGGGAATCCTCTTCAAGGACAGGGGGCAATATGCTGAAGCGATCGGACACTATCGCCGGACTTTGGAACTCCGTCCCCAATATTCTCAGGCGCACAACAATCTCGGCGTGGCGTTGACCGCGACGGGGCGGTATGACGAGGCGATCGCGGCTTTTGCCGAGGCGCTCCGGCTCCGGCCGGCCAATCCTGAGGCGCTCGGCAATCTCGCCGCTGCGTTGACCAAGGCTGGCCGCTTTCAGGAGGCGATTAGCCGTCTTCAAGAAGCGCTGCGATTGGATCCCGACGACGCGGGCCTGCACAGCAATTTGGGCGTCACGCTGCAGGCGGCCGGGCGGCCGGGAGAGGCGGCGGCTGAATTTCGCCGAGCGCTGGAACTCGCCCCGGATCTGCCGGGCATTCGGGCGCAACTGGAACTTGGTCTTGCGGCCATGCAACCGCCGGAGAGCGCCATCCGCACCATTGAACAACTGGTCCGCGCCGATCCCAACAACGCACAGGCCCACTTCAGTCTTGCTGTCGCTCTGGCGCAAACCGGGCGTCTGCCGGATGCCATTGAGCATTACCAGGCCGTCGTACGGATGAACCCCGACCACATCGAGGCCCACAACAATCTCGCCGCCCTGCTCGCCCGCACGGGACGGCTCCAGGAAGCGATTCCTCATTTCGAGCAGGCGGTTCGGCTCAAGCCCGATCACGTCGAGATGCACATGAATCTGGCGGTTGCGTATTCGTCGGCGGGCCGGTATCCCGACGCCCTCGCCACCGCCCAGCGCGCCCGTGAACTGGCCCACCACTCCGGTCAGATGGATCTAGTTCAGAGAATCGATACCTGGATAGAATCATGCCGCGCCCGCGCCGGCACAGACGCCCGTACTCGGCCTCCGATATAA
- a CDS encoding tetratricopeptide repeat protein, whose amino-acid sequence MGSRSPTSPVQDFAFVPSAGWSHSYLKAAAGLIIAATVIAYLPTLRGGFIWDDAAHVTRPGLRSAHGLYRIWFEVGATQQYYPLLHSAFWFEHKLWGDWPMGYHLVNIALHACAAVMVMRILRRLLMDKGIAWADEAAFLTAAVFALHPVHVESVAWITEQKNTLSGVLYLGSMAMYLRFDRTRDRRPYRLATAIFVLSLLAKPVTVTLPAALLVIFWWQRGRLSMRGDVLPLVPWFLLSLVSGLFTAWVEHDVIGAKEAGSNLLAVERILLPARVVWFYLSKLFWPAELIFVYPRWVVDPSVWWQWLFPMALIVLFIVLFPVSRKNRAPLAATLFFVGSLFPVLGFFNVYLYLYTFVADHFQYLPSLGIIALACGCAVAVLFRAPRPRFRAVALLVLPAVLGVLTFRQCRMYSDIEMLYATTIRKYPECWMAHNNLGVVLKDKGQYREAMAHYQTALRLRPEYPEAYNNLGVVYNAMGRYDEAIASYEEALRLRPHYPDALGNLIVPLTDGGRLDQALARSEEAVQAAPDDVRIRINYGIALLKAKRPWDAIEQFTTAVGLRPDLLETHWNLAVGYEAVGLVAEAVDSAGRAQELASSSGQVGRATKIAAWIEICRARAAGMVPGL is encoded by the coding sequence ATGGGCAGCCGATCACCCACCTCGCCGGTTCAAGACTTCGCCTTCGTGCCCTCCGCGGGGTGGTCGCATTCGTATCTCAAGGCGGCTGCAGGTCTGATCATCGCCGCGACGGTGATTGCTTATCTGCCCACGTTGCGGGGAGGGTTTATCTGGGATGATGCCGCGCATGTGACGAGACCGGGGCTGCGTTCGGCGCATGGGTTGTATCGCATCTGGTTCGAGGTGGGTGCGACGCAGCAATACTACCCGCTGCTGCACTCGGCATTCTGGTTTGAACACAAGCTCTGGGGCGATTGGCCGATGGGGTATCACCTCGTCAATATCGCCCTGCACGCCTGCGCTGCCGTGATGGTCATGCGGATTCTGCGGCGGCTGCTCATGGATAAAGGGATTGCCTGGGCTGACGAAGCCGCGTTCCTGACGGCAGCGGTCTTCGCCCTGCATCCGGTCCACGTCGAATCGGTGGCCTGGATCACGGAGCAAAAGAACACGCTGTCGGGGGTCCTCTACCTGGGGTCCATGGCGATGTACCTGCGGTTCGACCGAACGCGCGATCGACGTCCCTATCGCCTGGCCACCGCGATCTTCGTCTTGAGCCTGCTGGCGAAACCGGTCACGGTCACTCTTCCCGCAGCACTATTGGTGATCTTCTGGTGGCAGCGGGGCCGCTTGTCGATGAGGGGGGACGTCCTTCCGCTCGTGCCCTGGTTTCTGCTCAGTCTCGTTTCCGGGCTTTTCACGGCCTGGGTGGAGCATGACGTTATTGGCGCGAAGGAGGCGGGGTCCAACCTCCTGGCGGTGGAGCGGATTCTACTGCCCGCCCGCGTCGTCTGGTTCTATTTGTCCAAGCTTTTTTGGCCGGCGGAGCTGATCTTCGTCTATCCGCGCTGGGTCGTGGATCCCTCCGTTTGGTGGCAGTGGTTATTTCCGATGGCGCTGATTGTCCTGTTTATCGTGCTATTTCCCGTTTCGCGCAAGAATCGGGCGCCACTGGCGGCGACGCTGTTCTTCGTCGGGTCCCTGTTCCCGGTCCTGGGCTTCTTTAATGTGTACTTGTATCTCTATACGTTCGTCGCCGACCATTTTCAGTATCTACCGAGCCTGGGCATCATCGCCCTGGCTTGTGGGTGTGCCGTGGCGGTCTTGTTCCGCGCACCCCGGCCGCGTTTTCGCGCGGTCGCGCTGCTGGTCTTGCCCGCCGTCCTCGGTGTTTTGACGTTTCGTCAATGCCGGATGTACTCCGACATTGAGATGCTTTACGCGACGACGATTCGGAAGTACCCCGAATGTTGGATGGCCCACAATAACCTGGGCGTCGTGCTCAAGGATAAGGGCCAATACCGCGAGGCGATGGCGCATTACCAAACGGCCTTGAGACTGCGCCCCGAATATCCCGAGGCGTATAACAACCTGGGCGTCGTTTACAACGCAATGGGGAGATATGACGAGGCGATTGCATCGTATGAGGAAGCGCTGCGATTGCGGCCCCACTACCCCGACGCCCTGGGCAACCTAATCGTTCCGCTGACCGACGGCGGCCGATTGGACCAGGCCCTCGCGCGGTCGGAAGAGGCCGTGCAGGCGGCCCCGGACGACGTTCGCATTCGCATCAATTACGGCATCGCCCTGTTGAAGGCGAAGCGGCCGTGGGATGCCATCGAACAGTTCACGACGGCGGTCGGGTTGCGGCCGGACCTGCTGGAAACGCATTGGAACCTGGCGGTCGGCTATGAGGCGGTGGGTCTTGTGGCTGAGGCGGTCGACTCGGCAGGACGTGCCCAAGAGCTGGCATCATCCTCAGGGCAGGTCGGGCGGGCCACTAAAATCGCGGCGTGGATTGAAATCTGCCGAGCCCGCGCAGCGGGGATGGTCCCCGGTCTTTAG